Proteins encoded within one genomic window of Cardiocondyla obscurior isolate alpha-2009 linkage group LG27, Cobs3.1, whole genome shotgun sequence:
- the LOC139112196 gene encoding uncharacterized protein, giving the protein MTSKMFPPTYVEGFHDPEAVKAMEYKELGKTGMLVSKLSFGCGPLGCHYGTYDEADAIEAIRQAIKRGVNYIDTGPWYGQGRSETVVGKALKGIPREAYYIATKVGRYELDYDNMFDFTVEKTRMSFKKSLELLGVDYIDVIQVHDIEFAPSLDVIITQTLPELSKYVAEGKAKYIGLTGYPVSVLKECIEKSNINIACILSYSRLTLIDDALLEYIPFFKKHKIGVINAATPCMGLLTNNGPPNWHPAADETKKQCANAAQCCKEHDVELGKLAIWHSMQYLDVDTNLVGIQSTKQLQMNLDVTQNGISEKEKALLQEIREKFLSTVKNQHWEGKEIHTYQIAMNKNI; this is encoded by the exons ATGAC ATCAAAAATGTTTCCTCCCACCTACGTTGAGGGCTTTCACGATCCCGAAGCTGTAAAAGCTATGGAGTACAAAGAGCTCGGGAAGACCGGGATGCTCGTCAGCAAATTGTCTTTTGGTTGCGGCCCGCTCGGTTGTCATTACgg CACGTACGACGAGGCGGACGCTATCGAAGCCATACGCCAGGCAATAAAGCGGGGCGTCAATTATATCGATACCGGACCATGGTACGGCCAAGGTCGATCCGAGACAGTAGTGGGTAAG GCGTTAAAAGGCATTCCGCGGGAAGCTTACTACATCGCGACAAAAGTGGGAAGATACGAGCTGGATTACGACAACATGTTTGATTTCACCGTCGAGAAAACTCGGATGAGTTTTAAGAAGAGCTTGGAATTATTGGGAGTAGATTACATAGACGTTATTCag GTTCATGATATTGAATTTGCACCTTCGTTAGACGTAATAATCACGCAAACCTTGCCAGAACTGTCGAAGTATGTAGCTGAGGGCAAAGCGAAATATATAGGTTTAACCGGATATCCGGTATCTGTGTTGAAAGAATGCATTGAAAagagtaatataaatatagcCTGCATTTTAAGTTACTCAAGACTAACTCTCATAGACGATGCTTTACTGGAATATATTCCATTCTTTAAa AAGCACAAGATCGGTGTAATTAATGCTGCCACACCGTGTATGGGTCTTTTAACGAATAACGGTCCACCGAACTGGCACCCGGCTGCCGACGAGACAAAGAAACAATGTgcaaatgccgcacaatgttgtAAG GAACATGATGTGGAACTCGGCAAATTGGCGATATGGCATTCCATGCAGTACTTGGATGTAGACACTAATTTAGTTGGCATACAAAGCACGAAGCAGTTGCAGATGAATTTAGATGTAACGCAAAACGGAAtatcggaaaaagaaaaagcactGCTGCAAGAAATACGAGAAAA gTTTCTGTCGACAGTGAAGAATCAGCATTGGGAAGGTAAAGAAATTCATACGTATCAGATAGCCatgaacaaaaatatttga
- the LOC139112198 gene encoding N-acetyltransferase family 8 member 3-like, giving the protein MTMSHIVIVRAFKLGDETSCSKLTRDCVMSSLGATFCGMLFKEITFQLIILLAAIMFIFFGMPLTICLSVVPVVIALTYAGTYVSFAAKLTEIDTEVANIPRLYMSNAFSCYWVAEAFEPYLMTQHPKEVYYTIMTEEQFYQANVDVSLQAKKIVGTVGLCKSYRLDRSAWIKRLCVHEGYRRKGIASCLLNVAVQFAIDAGYSCANIVASEYTEEGRELCLKKGFELKQMYHKSILGSYITILMYELTYRIKPTQDDYAPRMDFVKEFLNQFQ; this is encoded by the exons ATGACAATGAGCCATATCGTGATCGTGCGTGCCTTTAAGCTGGGCGACGAGACCAGCTGTTCGAAATTAACTAGAGATTGCGTCATGTCTTCCCTCGGTGCCACATTTTGCGGGATGCTGTTCAAGGAAATCACGTTCCAGCTCATCATCTTGCTGGCCGCGATAATGTTCATTTTCTTTGGCATGCCTCTGACCATCTGCTTGTCGGTGGTACCTGTGGTCATAGCGTTGACCTATGCCGGCACGTATGTCAGTTTTGCTGCTAAGCTAACCGAGATCGACACAGAGGTGGCTAACATTCCTAG GCTTTATATGTCAAATGCTTTCTCATGCTACTGGGTCGCCGAAGCATTTGAACCTTACCTAATGACACAGCATCCCAAGGAagtttattatacaataatgaCGGAAGAACAGTTTTATCAAGCCAACGTCGATGTGTCGTTACAGGCTAAGAAGATTGTAGGAACTGTTGGCTTATGTAAAAGTTACCGGCTTGACAGGAGCGCTTGGATAAAGAGGCTGTGCGTGCATGAAGGATACCGAAGGAAAGGTATAGCATCGTGCCTGCTCAATGTCGCTGTGCAATTCGCAATCGATGCTGGATACAGTTGCGCTAACATCGTCGCTTCCGAATATACCGAAGAGGGTAGAGAACTGTGCCTTAAAAAAGGATTTGAGCTTAAGCAAATGTATCACAAGTCCATCCTAGGATCATATATAACGATATTAATGTACGAGTTAACATATCGGATCAAGCCTACTCAAGACGATTACGCGCCTAGAATGGACTTTGTAAAAGagtttttaaatcaatttcaatga
- the LOC139112155 gene encoding pancreatic lipase-related protein 2-like — protein MRLVEVYRAPFALLITTALITSIAGKLQPAVINFLKVKYCISCFFFFFAVKLLAARNRAVLRRIAIAREEKSKVCYDLVGCFADPPPHLSIKRPPEHPNFIQTKFYLYSRAERHEPKLLEYGDNLKSIEHSHFNVSKPLKVLIHGFKGSGSDAGTMLAINLLLDIEDANIIILDWTKGAGTTYGAAVANSELVGRQLALILLDAVNLGINPTDIHAIGFSLGAHVAGCASEVLKTKNLLLGRITGLDPASPFFRHHLFREKSRKLDATDARLVDVIHTDGSPDFMDGFGLLKPIGHIDFFPNGGREQPGCTDIKNSVVVSRKENVLDKNIACSHIRALLLYIESIRSQNEKCKFTAWPCPKGGISYAKGICFPMESTNWNQEMGYAANRGALGIYYLATRAEPPFCGQPVRASLTTSGDILKTSGTLFLKIFLDNSTTLFRITCTLPKPTNEQMVFYDIAALDFNALTENITSIDGVISYHRSTKNTEEDADPDADVILFNKLAIEDRKGNRWEYCTTNTAINSHEMHIEFKNESCTYL, from the exons ATGCGGCTAGTCGAAGTTTATCGCGCTCCGTTCGCGTTGCTGATAACGACCGCTCTTATCACGTCGATCGCCGGCAAACTGCAGCCTG cagtaattaattttctaaaagtaaaatattgtatctcttgtttcttttttttttttgcagttaaATTACTCGCGGCGCGAAACCGCGCTGTGCTAAGACGAATTGCTATCGCTCGCGAGGAGAAGTCTAAAGTTTGTTAcg ATCTAGTCGGCTGCTTTGCCGACCCGCCGCCGCATTTATCGATAAAACGCCCGCCCGAGCATCCTAATTTTATCCAAACCAAATTCTATCTCTATTCACGCGCGGAACGACATGAACCGAAACTCCTGGAATACGGGGACAACTTAAAATCCATCGAGCATTCCCACTTTAACGTCAGCAAACCTCTCAAAGTATTGATACATGGCTTCAAAGGCAGCGGAAGCGATGCCGGCACGATGCTTGCCATTAATTTACTTCTCGATATA GAAGACgcaaacataattattttggaCTGGACGAAAGGAGCGGGCACTACTTATGGTGCCGCAGTGGCAAACAGTGAGCTCGTCGGTCGACAGTTGGCCCTAATACTTTTGGACGCGGTCAACTTGGGAATCAATCCTACCGACATCCACGCGATCGGTTTCAGTCTCGGCGCGCACGTGGCCGGCTGCGCCTCGGAAGTATTGAAGACCAAGAATCTACTGTTGGGCCGCATTACAGGCCTCGACCCGGCGTCGCCCTTCTTCAGGCATCATCTGTTCAGGGAGAAATCGAGAAAACTGGACGCCACCGACGCCCGCCTCGTCGACGTCATTCACACCGACGGTTCTCCGGATTTCATGGACGGCTTTGGATTACTTAAACCGATCGGGCACATCGACTTTTTTCCTAACGGTGGCAGAGAGCAACCCGGTTGCACGGACATCAAGAACTCGGTGGTGGTCAGTCGCAAAg AAAATGTACTGGATAAAAATATAGCATGCAGTCATATTAGAGCTCTGCTGCTCTACATAGAGAGCATCCGCTCGCAAAATGAGAAATGCAAATTTACCGCATGGCCTTGTCCTAAAGGCGGGATATCTTATGCGAAAGGAATATGCTTCCCTATGGAGTCAACAAATTGGAATCAAGAGATGGGTTACGCGGCTAATCGCGGAGCTCTGGGGATCTATTACCTGGCGACCAGAGCTGAACCACCGTTTTGCG GTCAACCAGTGAGAGCATCATTAACGACGTCTGGTGACATACTAAAAACATCCGGTACATTGTTTCTCAAAATCTTCCTCGACAATTCTACTACGCTCTTTAGAATCACATGCac CTTGCCCAAACCGACAAACGAACAAATGGTGTTTTATGACATCGCGGCGTTAGACTTCAACGCGCTGACAGAAAATATTACATCGATCGACGGTGTTATCTCGTATCACCGCTCTACTAAAAATACTGAGGAAGACGCGGATCCGGATGCGgacgtaatattatttaataaactggCGATTGAAGATCGTAAGGGCAACAG gTGGGAATATTGTACAACCAACACCGCAATAAATTCGCACGAGATGCACATAGAGTTTAAAAATGAAAGCTGCACGtatttgtaa